DNA sequence from the Hoylesella buccalis ATCC 35310 genome:
GGCATGCGTCCACGGTGTCGGCAATGCGCTTGGCAATGCTCAAATCGGTCAGGAAGTGCTGTCCTAAGTTCTTTTTTGGTTTTACTATCTTCATAGGTCAGTTGTTTTCAGTAGGCAGGTATGGCGCTACAACTCTCTGCGTTTGAACCGTCATGCATGTCTCTTTAGTAGGACAAAGATAGATATTAAAAATGAATTATATAGGTGCGACCGTGAAAATATCACCCAAAAGAACAAAACCCCCGTTAGTCGTATTGGTTCACTCACAGGGGAATAGCTATGATTGTTTGTTGTCTTCTTTGTTTTGTGCTATATCAAATATTAACTATTTTTTTACAAAAGTACAGCCCATTCCTGTTATTTTTTAGCTATATTTGCAAACAGTTAAATTTTTAATAACTCAAAATTCTTTAGGTAATTTTTTCGGATGAAAATAAAAGTCGCGATTATCGGGTTCGGTCGAATGGGAAGGTTCTACCTCCAGGAGTTTCAAAAGAGCACCCGGTATGACGTAGTATATATTTGTGATATTAATGAAGGCTGCTGTAAATTGGCGCGTGAATTGTCTCCAAGCTCAAAAGTTATCACCAACAGCGATGTGGTTTTCGATGACCCTAACGTACAGCTGGTCGTTTTAAGCGCATTTGCGAGTGATCGTAGAGATCGTATTGCCTTAGCTGTCGCCAAGGGAAAACATATCATTGCCGAAAAGCCTATTGCTGACACTGTAGAAGCAGAAGAAGCCTGTGTGCAGATGACAGAAAACTACGATGGCATCTGTACGGTGAACATGTACTTGCGTAATTCATGGTATCACAGCGAGTTGAAGGATATCGTGGGTAGCGGTGAATTAGGTGATTTGGCTATTCTCCGTATTTGTCACATGACGCCAGGCTTGGCTCCGGGTGAAGGGCATGAGTCGGAAGGACCGTGCTTTCACGACTGTGGTATGCACTATGTGGACGTGGCGCGATGGTATGCTGGCAGCGAATTCAAGACCTATCATGCCCAAGGCATTCGAATGTGGGATTACAAGGATCCTTGGTGGTTGCAGGTACATGGTACCTTTGAAAACGGCATCGTGTTTGACATCACGCAAGGTTTTGTCTACGGACAGCTTTCGAAGGATCAGACACACAATTCTTATATAGACATTATTGGAACTAAAGGTATTGCTCATATGACGCACGACTTCCAAACAGCAGTTGTTGACGTGCGAGGTGTGAACGAAACACTGCATATTGAAAAACCTTTTGGTGGTAAGAATATTGATGTGCTCATTGAGCGCATGGCCAACTCGATAGAAACAGGGGTGCGTGACTCGCATCTACCCACCTTCAAAGATTCGGCCATCGCATCCAAATTCGCATGGAATTGTCTGGACGATGCGGCCAAACACGACCTTCCAGCCATCGGAAATTTAGAAACATTGGAACAAATCAGGTACCGCAGAAGGCACATGACCGATGGATATGGACTACTACCTAATAACTCAGAAGTTTAATCAACGTAAATTGTATATCTATATTAACCAAACTAAACAATTATGGCAGACATTTCAAGAAGAGACTTCCTTAAGAGAGGAAGCGCCGCATTGGCGGGAATGATTGTGGCTCCAAACATCGTACCTAACACGGTGTTGGGTAAGGCACGCGGAAAAAAATCACCAAGTGACAAACTGAATATCCTCGGTGTTGGTATCGGAGGACGTGGTGCCGCTGACCTCAGTGCCATGGAAACAGAGAACATCATTGGCCTTTGTGATGTTGACTGGAAGTATGCTAAGCATGTCTTTGACAAGTATCCTAAGGCAAAGCGCTACAACGATTATCGTAAGATGTTCGACGAGATGCTTAAAAGTGCAGATGCTGTGATGTGTGCAACGGCTGACCATACACACGCCATTATTTGCGCCGATGCCATTACAGCAGGCAAACACGTGTATGTGGAGAAGCCAATGACACTCTATCCTTACGAATCGCGCTTGCTGGCTGCGCTTGCAAAGAAATATAAGGTGGCAACCCAGATGGGTAACCAAGGTGCTTCCAGTAGTGGTGCCCGTCAGGCATTGAATTGGCTTTGGAACGGTGAAATTGGTGAGGTAAGGCGCATTGAGGCCTTTACAAACCGTCCTATCTGGCCACAAGGCATGCCAACTCCTACAGAGAAGATGGCTATTCCTTCGACCATGAACTGGGATGCCTTTATCGGTCCGGCAAAATACCGTGATTTCAATGCAGCCTATACACCATGGAACTTCCGTGGATGGTGGGACTTTGGATCAGGTGCATTAGGTGATATGGCTAACCATATCCTGCAGGTTGCCTTCAAGGGGTTGAACCTTGGCGCCCCTGCTGAATTGATTGGCAGCTCAACCATGTTGATGACCGACTCTTGTCCGTCTGCAGAAAAGATTACATATCGTTTTGCTGCTCGTGACAATATGCCTAAATTGTCTCTCCCAGAGGTTGAGTTGGCATGGTATGATGGTGGTTTGATTCCACAATATCCTGATGGAATGCCTCAAGGAAAGAAGCTGAAGACAGACGGTTGCTGTATCTTCTACGGTTCTAAAGATACGTTGGTTGCAGAGTGTTACGGCTATGAACCTTACTTGTTGTCTGGCAGAAAGCCGGTCGTACCCGAACTAAACCGCATCGTTAAGAACGATAATCACCAGCAAGACTGGATTAGAGCTTGTAAAGAAAGTCCAGAGAACCGTATTCCTAGCGAGTCAGATTTCAAGTTTGCGGCTCCTATGAACGAAGCGATTGTCTTGGGTTGCGCTGCTGTTCGTCTGCAAGATCTTGGCCAGTGGCTGAAGTATGATGCAAGGAACATGCGCTTCACCAATATCCCGGCAAATGCAACTTTGCGTAGTGTCATTGAGGATAAGTTTGAAATTCATGACGGTCATCCTACATTCGACCGTACATACACCAAACCGGTTAATGCTAATGAATGGGCAGAGCGCCTCATCAAACCAGTATATCGCCAGGGTTGGAAACTTCCTGAAATGCCTAACGTATAAAAGAAACAGAATCAAACATGAAACATTTGTTATGTATTGTTGCATGTTGCTTTTTGGTGTTGAACGCTTCGGCGGCAACACCAAAATCAAACTATGCCAACAAAGGAGCGGTTACATTGTATTTCTCACAAGGCTTTCAAGGCCCCGAGAAGTGGGAAAAGCATACTTTCAAGGTCGATAAAAAAGGCTTTATCAACATCTTTGACGGCAAAACGTTGAGGGGTTGGCGTGGCTATGGCAAGACATACGTGCCTTCACGCTGGGTTGTTGATAATGGTGCCATTCACTTTATCGGCAACGAGAGTCCAGAGTCTAAAGGCAAAGAAGGTGGCGACTTGGTGTTTGCACACAAGTTCAAGAACTTTGAGTTGGACATGGAATGGAAGGTTGGAAAGGGAGCTAACTCTGGAATTTTCTACTTGGCACAAGAAACTGTCAATGAGAAGGGTGAGTTGCAACCTATCTATATCTCCTGTCCCGAGTGCCAAGTTCTCGATAATGAGAACCATCCAGACGCAAAATTGGGCGTAGATGGCAATCGCAAATCTTCATCGCTTTACGACATGATTCCTGCTAAACCACAGAATGCCAAACCTTATGGACAGTGGAACCATGTAAAAATCCGTGTATTGAACGGTACAGTTACGCATTTCCAAAACGGCGTTCAGGTGTTACAGTACAAATTGTGGACACCCGAATGGACCGAACTCTTGCAGAAGAGCAAGTTTAGTGAGAAGGCATGGCCCATTGCTTTCAGGTTCCTCAACGACTGTGGAGGTGCTAACCGTGAAGGATTGATTGGCATACAAGACCACGGAAACGATGTTTGGTTCCGTAACATTCGTGTGAAAGAATTATAATAACCAATTAAAATACAGAATGATGAAATACACATTATCAACATTAGCAATAGCTTCTTTGCTATTCATATCTTGTGGAAATAATAAAAAGTGTAATTGTGAATGTAAGCAATGC
Encoded proteins:
- a CDS encoding Gfo/Idh/MocA family protein is translated as MKIKVAIIGFGRMGRFYLQEFQKSTRYDVVYICDINEGCCKLARELSPSSKVITNSDVVFDDPNVQLVVLSAFASDRRDRIALAVAKGKHIIAEKPIADTVEAEEACVQMTENYDGICTVNMYLRNSWYHSELKDIVGSGELGDLAILRICHMTPGLAPGEGHESEGPCFHDCGMHYVDVARWYAGSEFKTYHAQGIRMWDYKDPWWLQVHGTFENGIVFDITQGFVYGQLSKDQTHNSYIDIIGTKGIAHMTHDFQTAVVDVRGVNETLHIEKPFGGKNIDVLIERMANSIETGVRDSHLPTFKDSAIASKFAWNCLDDAAKHDLPAIGNLETLEQIRYRRRHMTDGYGLLPNNSEV
- a CDS encoding Gfo/Idh/MocA family oxidoreductase — its product is MADISRRDFLKRGSAALAGMIVAPNIVPNTVLGKARGKKSPSDKLNILGVGIGGRGAADLSAMETENIIGLCDVDWKYAKHVFDKYPKAKRYNDYRKMFDEMLKSADAVMCATADHTHAIICADAITAGKHVYVEKPMTLYPYESRLLAALAKKYKVATQMGNQGASSSGARQALNWLWNGEIGEVRRIEAFTNRPIWPQGMPTPTEKMAIPSTMNWDAFIGPAKYRDFNAAYTPWNFRGWWDFGSGALGDMANHILQVAFKGLNLGAPAELIGSSTMLMTDSCPSAEKITYRFAARDNMPKLSLPEVELAWYDGGLIPQYPDGMPQGKKLKTDGCCIFYGSKDTLVAECYGYEPYLLSGRKPVVPELNRIVKNDNHQQDWIRACKESPENRIPSESDFKFAAPMNEAIVLGCAAVRLQDLGQWLKYDARNMRFTNIPANATLRSVIEDKFEIHDGHPTFDRTYTKPVNANEWAERLIKPVYRQGWKLPEMPNV
- a CDS encoding DUF1080 domain-containing protein, with product MKHLLCIVACCFLVLNASAATPKSNYANKGAVTLYFSQGFQGPEKWEKHTFKVDKKGFINIFDGKTLRGWRGYGKTYVPSRWVVDNGAIHFIGNESPESKGKEGGDLVFAHKFKNFELDMEWKVGKGANSGIFYLAQETVNEKGELQPIYISCPECQVLDNENHPDAKLGVDGNRKSSSLYDMIPAKPQNAKPYGQWNHVKIRVLNGTVTHFQNGVQVLQYKLWTPEWTELLQKSKFSEKAWPIAFRFLNDCGGANREGLIGIQDHGNDVWFRNIRVKEL